One window from the genome of Salvia splendens isolate huo1 chromosome 9, SspV2, whole genome shotgun sequence encodes:
- the LOC121747551 gene encoding topless-related protein 1-like isoform X2: MSSLSRELVFLILQFLDEEKFKETVHKLEQESGFFFNMKHFEDEVHNGNWEEVERYLSGFTKVDDNRYSMKLFFEIRKQKYLEALDKHDLSKAVDVLVKDLKVFSSFNEELFKEITQLLTLENFRDNEQLSKYGDTRSARAVMLVELKKLIEANPLFRDKLQFPNLKNSRLRTLINQSLNWQHQLCKAPKPNPDIKTLFVDHSCGQPNGASTPSQANNPLLGGAVPKPGGFPLAAHPFQPMPVPVPTPLASWMSNPPAGTHPAVSGGPLLGSPPIPAGFKYPRTPPNPSIDFLSGDSDHVNRRTRPLGISDEASQASLPVNIQPLSFPGIAHSHTFSALDDFPKSVAWTFSQGSTPMSMDFHPAQQTLLLVGTNVGDIGLWEVGSRERLMQRNFKVWDLSKCSMAFQASVAKDAGVSINRVIWSPDGSLFGVAYSRHIVQIYSYHGKNDVRQHLEIDAHVGAVNDLAFSHPNKQLSVITCGDDKLIKVWDATTGAKQYTFEGHEAPVYSVCPHNKDSIQFIFSTALDGKIKAWLYDNLGSRVDYDAPGRWCTTLAYSADGKRLFSCGTSKEGESHIVEWNESEGAVKRIYQGFRKRSLGVVQFDTAKNRFLAAGDDFSIKIWDMDNTQLLNCIDTDGGLPASPRIRFSKNGTLLAVSANDNGIKILANTDGFRVLRASENLAFDASRTSEGAKPVVSPISAAATSNMELAERVAASAMNRDTRDHGDVKPRIAAEDANDKLKNWKLSEINEPSLCRSSKLPEHSKVTKISRLTYTNSGNAILALASNAIHLLWKWPRSDPNFSGKATTSVSPQLWQPSSGILMTNDMPDVNPEEAVPCFALSKNDSYVMSASGGKISLFNMMTFKTMTTFMPPPPAATSLAFHPQDNNIIAIGMDDSSIQIFNVRVDEVKSKLKGHSKRITGLAFSNTLNVLVSSGADAQLCVWSSLGWEMQKSRFLQLPSRRSPEAPSETRVQFHHDQTHFLVIHETQLAIYETTKLDCIHQWVPPESAAPISHATFSCDSQLVYASLLDGTICIFNAAHLRLRCRISRAAYLPSSVSSSIHPTVIAAHPQEVNQFALGLSDGSVHVIEPHASEAKWGVPPPPENGSTSNAPVTPSVGASSSDQPQR; this comes from the exons ATGTCTTCTCTGAGTAGAGaacttgttttcttgattttacaATTCCTGGATGAAGAGAAGTTTAAGGAGACTGTTCACAA GCTTGAGCAGGAATCGGGGTTCTTCTTTAACATGAAGCATTTTGAGGATGAGGTGCACAATGGGAACTGGGAGGAGGTCGAAAGATACCTCTCTGGCTTCACGAAAGTGGACGACAATCGCTATTCGATGAAGCTGTTTTTTGAGATTAGAAAGCAGAAGTACCTTGAAGCATTGGATAA GCATGATCTGTCCAAAGCTGTTGATGTTCTTGTAAAGGATCTTAAAGTGTTTTCGTCTTTTAATGAAGAGCTTTTTAAGGAGATAACTCAGCTGTTGACGTTGGAGAACTTCAG GGACAACGAGCAGCTCTCCAAGTATGGAGATACAAGATCTGCACGAGCTGTTATGCTAGTTGAACTGAAAAAGCTTATCGAGGCAAATCCATTGTTTCGTGACAAGCTGCAGTTCCCTAACCTCAAGAACTCAAGGCTCAGGACGCTCATTAATCAAAG CTTGAACTGGCAGCACCAGCTTTGTAAAGCTCCCAAGCCGAACCCAGATATCAAAACACTCTTCGTGGATCATTCATGCGGACAGCCAAACGGTGCAAGCACGCCTTCTCAAGCAAACAACCCCCTGCTTGGAGGAGCAGTACCAAAGCCTGGAGGCTTCCCTCTTGCTGCACAT CCGTTCCAACCTATGCCTGTACCAGTCCCAACACCTCTTGCTAGTTGGATGTCCAATCCACCAGCTGGAACTCATCCAGCAGTTTCTGGTGGGCCTCTTCTTGGTTCTCCTCCGATTCCAG CTGGATTTAAGTATCCTAGGACTCCACCAAACCCATCTATCGATTTCCTATCTGGTGATTCTGATCATGTGAACAGAAGAACCAGGCCATTGGGGATTTCTGATGAG GCAAGTCAGGCTAGTCTTCCTGTGAATATACAGCCTCTCTCGTTTCCTGGGATTGCTCACAGCCATACATTCAGCGCTCTGGATGATTTTCCAAAATCTGTAGCATGGACTTTTAGCCAAGGATCAACTCCTATGAGCATGGATTTTCATCCTGCCCAACAAACGTTACTTCTAG TTGGCACAAATGTGGGAGATATCGGGCTGTGGGAGGTTGGTTCAAGGGAGCGGCTCATGCAGAGAAACTTCAAAGTCTGggatctgagcaaatgttccaTGGCTTTTCAG GCTAGTGTGGCAAAAGACGCTGGTGTCTCAATAAATCGTGTTATTTGGAGCCCTGATGGATCTTTGTTTG GTGTTGCATATTCTAGACACATCGTACAGATTTATTCATATCATGGGAAGAATGATGTTCGTCAGCATTTGGAG ATCGATGCTCATGTTGGTGCAGTAAACGATCTTGCATTCTCCCATCCCAATAAGCAGCTCTCGGTGATAACCTGTGGGGATGACAAGCTTATCAAG GTCTGGGATGCCACCACTGGTGCAAAACAATATACTTTTGAAGGTCATGAAGCCCCTGTTTATTCGGTGTGCCCTCACAATAAAGACAGTATCCAG TTTATCTTTTCTACAGCTTTAGATGGAAAAATTAAGGCATGGCTGTATGATAATCTGGGTTCTCGAGTTGATTATGACGCTCCTGGTCGATGGTGTACAACTCTGGCCTACAGTGCTGACGGAAAAAG GCTTTTCTCCTGTGGGACGAGTAAAGAGGGAGAGTCCCATAtcgtggaatggaatgaaagtgAAGGAGCTGTAAAGAGAATATATCAAGGCTTCCGAAAACGATCGTTGGGAGTAGTGCAGTTCGACACTGCTAAAAACAGATTTTTGGCAGCGGGTGATGATTTTTCCATCAAAATCTGGGATATGGATAACACTCAACTTTTGAACTGTATTGATACCGATGGAGGTCTTCCT GCAAGTCCTCGAATCCGCTTCAGCAAGAATGGGACACTGCTAGCTGTTTCTGCCAATGACAATGGGATCAAGATATTAGCAAACACTGACGGTTTCCGCGTACTACGTGCCTCTGAGAATCTGGCTTTCGATGCCTCGAGAACATCTGAAGGCGCCAAG CCCGTTGTAAGCCCCATATCTGCAGCAGCTACAAGTAACATGGAACTTGCAGAGAGGGTGGCGGCCTCTGCAATG AATCGTGATACGAGAGACCATGGTGATGTTAAACCTAGAATAGCAGCAGAGGATGCTAATGACAAATTAAAGAATTGGAAGCTTAGTGAAATCAACGAACCATCTCTGTGCAGGTCATCAAAACTTCCCGAACATTCAAAAGTAACAAAG ATATCTAGGTTGACATATACGAATTCAGGCAATGCCATACTTGCATTAGCTTCAAATGCGATCCATTTGCTTTGGAAATGGCCACGGAGTGACCCTAATTTTAGTGGAAAG GCAACCACTAGTGTTTCACCTCAGTTATGGCAGCCATCAAGTGGAATCTTGATGACCAATGATATGCCTGATGTGAACCCCGAGGAAGCTGTTCCTTGCTTTGCCTTGTCTAAAAACGACTCTTATGTAATGTCAGCCTCAGGGGGAAAAATCTCTTTGTTTAACATGATGACTTTCAAG ACTATGACAACTTTTATGCCTCCGCCACCAGCAGCAACATCCTTAGCTTTCCATCCTCAAGATAACAACATAATCGCTATTGGGATGGATGACTCCTCAATCCAGATATTTAACGTTAGGGTGGATGAG GTTAAAAGCAAGCTTAAAGGACATTCTAAGCGTATCACAGGCCTTGCTTTCTCAAACACTTTAAATGTGCTTGTTTCATCGGGTGCAGATGCCCAG CTGTGTGTGTGGAGCTCTCTTGGATGGGAAATGCAGAAGTCCAGATTCTTGCAACTGCCGTCCCGGAGGTCGCCTGAGGCACCGTCTGAAACACGTGTGCAATTTCATCATGACCAGACGCATTTTCTGGTCATACACGAGACTCAACTTGCCATATATGAAACAACCAAATTAGACTGCATACATCAG TGGGTACCGCCCGAATCTGCTGCCCCGATATCTCATGCCACGTTCTCGTGCGACAGCCAGCTGGTTTATGCTAGTCTGCTAGATGGTACCATCTGCATATTCAATGCTGCACACCTTCGCTTGCGGTGCCGTATCAGTCGTGCTGCTTATCTTCCTTCAAGTGTCAG CTCCAGCATTCACCCAACGGTGATAGCTGCACACCCACAAGAAGTGAATCAATTTGCATTAGGTCTGTCGGATGGCTCTGTCCATGTCATCGAACCTCATGCATCTGAGGCCAAGTGGGGTGTGCCTCCGCCCCCCGAAAATGGCTCCACAAGCAATGCCCCTGTCACTCCTTCAGTTGGAGCCTCATCCTCGGATCAGCCTCAAAGATGA
- the LOC121746979 gene encoding prostatic spermine-binding protein-like produces MDVEKISSANAALHKMTCCSILGLLLLLIMSGTLLADTDVVPSLTNTRFPFGDLKKDTETEENKDAGESDDDDEDDEASDDDDSDEDDDDYSGDGGDDDDVDSDDEVEPNGNAGSDDEDDSDDDEDDDGGESDDDGDDDDDSDDDEEDDEKRPSKKKK; encoded by the exons ATGGATGTGGAAAAAATCTCTTCTGCTAATGCTGCTCTGCACAAAATGACGTGCTGTTCCATTCTTGGCCTCCTTTTGCTTCTTATAATG AGTGGGACCCTGCTCGCTGATACAGACGTTGTACCATCCCTGACGAATACAAG ATTCCCATTCGGTGATCTTAAAAAAGACACAGAGACGGAGGAGAACAAAGATGCTGGTGAGAGTGACGACGATGATGAAGACGACGAAGCCAGTGATGATGATGACAGTGATGAGGATGACGACGATTACTCTGGAGATGGGGGTGATGACGATGATGTAGACTCTGATGATGAGGTTGAGCCCAATGGTAATGCAGGGagtgatgatgaagatgatagCGATGacgatgaagatgatgatggaGGCGAAAGCGATGATGATGGAGATGACGATGATGacagtgatgatgatgaagaagatgacGAGAAACGGCCatcaaagaagaagaagtga
- the LOC121747551 gene encoding topless-related protein 1-like isoform X1: MSSLSRELVFLILQFLDEEKFKETVHKLEQESGFFFNMKHFEDEVHNGNWEEVERYLSGFTKVDDNRYSMKLFFEIRKQKYLEALDKHDLSKAVDVLVKDLKVFSSFNEELFKEITQLLTLENFRDNEQLSKYGDTRSARAVMLVELKKLIEANPLFRDKLQFPNLKNSRLRTLINQSLNWQHQLCKAPKPNPDIKTLFVDHSCGQPNGASTPSQANNPLLGGAVPKPGGFPLAAHVPFQPMPVPVPTPLASWMSNPPAGTHPAVSGGPLLGSPPIPAGFKYPRTPPNPSIDFLSGDSDHVNRRTRPLGISDEASQASLPVNIQPLSFPGIAHSHTFSALDDFPKSVAWTFSQGSTPMSMDFHPAQQTLLLVGTNVGDIGLWEVGSRERLMQRNFKVWDLSKCSMAFQASVAKDAGVSINRVIWSPDGSLFGVAYSRHIVQIYSYHGKNDVRQHLEIDAHVGAVNDLAFSHPNKQLSVITCGDDKLIKVWDATTGAKQYTFEGHEAPVYSVCPHNKDSIQFIFSTALDGKIKAWLYDNLGSRVDYDAPGRWCTTLAYSADGKRLFSCGTSKEGESHIVEWNESEGAVKRIYQGFRKRSLGVVQFDTAKNRFLAAGDDFSIKIWDMDNTQLLNCIDTDGGLPASPRIRFSKNGTLLAVSANDNGIKILANTDGFRVLRASENLAFDASRTSEGAKPVVSPISAAATSNMELAERVAASAMNRDTRDHGDVKPRIAAEDANDKLKNWKLSEINEPSLCRSSKLPEHSKVTKISRLTYTNSGNAILALASNAIHLLWKWPRSDPNFSGKATTSVSPQLWQPSSGILMTNDMPDVNPEEAVPCFALSKNDSYVMSASGGKISLFNMMTFKTMTTFMPPPPAATSLAFHPQDNNIIAIGMDDSSIQIFNVRVDEVKSKLKGHSKRITGLAFSNTLNVLVSSGADAQLCVWSSLGWEMQKSRFLQLPSRRSPEAPSETRVQFHHDQTHFLVIHETQLAIYETTKLDCIHQWVPPESAAPISHATFSCDSQLVYASLLDGTICIFNAAHLRLRCRISRAAYLPSSVSSSIHPTVIAAHPQEVNQFALGLSDGSVHVIEPHASEAKWGVPPPPENGSTSNAPVTPSVGASSSDQPQR, encoded by the exons ATGTCTTCTCTGAGTAGAGaacttgttttcttgattttacaATTCCTGGATGAAGAGAAGTTTAAGGAGACTGTTCACAA GCTTGAGCAGGAATCGGGGTTCTTCTTTAACATGAAGCATTTTGAGGATGAGGTGCACAATGGGAACTGGGAGGAGGTCGAAAGATACCTCTCTGGCTTCACGAAAGTGGACGACAATCGCTATTCGATGAAGCTGTTTTTTGAGATTAGAAAGCAGAAGTACCTTGAAGCATTGGATAA GCATGATCTGTCCAAAGCTGTTGATGTTCTTGTAAAGGATCTTAAAGTGTTTTCGTCTTTTAATGAAGAGCTTTTTAAGGAGATAACTCAGCTGTTGACGTTGGAGAACTTCAG GGACAACGAGCAGCTCTCCAAGTATGGAGATACAAGATCTGCACGAGCTGTTATGCTAGTTGAACTGAAAAAGCTTATCGAGGCAAATCCATTGTTTCGTGACAAGCTGCAGTTCCCTAACCTCAAGAACTCAAGGCTCAGGACGCTCATTAATCAAAG CTTGAACTGGCAGCACCAGCTTTGTAAAGCTCCCAAGCCGAACCCAGATATCAAAACACTCTTCGTGGATCATTCATGCGGACAGCCAAACGGTGCAAGCACGCCTTCTCAAGCAAACAACCCCCTGCTTGGAGGAGCAGTACCAAAGCCTGGAGGCTTCCCTCTTGCTGCACATGTG CCGTTCCAACCTATGCCTGTACCAGTCCCAACACCTCTTGCTAGTTGGATGTCCAATCCACCAGCTGGAACTCATCCAGCAGTTTCTGGTGGGCCTCTTCTTGGTTCTCCTCCGATTCCAG CTGGATTTAAGTATCCTAGGACTCCACCAAACCCATCTATCGATTTCCTATCTGGTGATTCTGATCATGTGAACAGAAGAACCAGGCCATTGGGGATTTCTGATGAG GCAAGTCAGGCTAGTCTTCCTGTGAATATACAGCCTCTCTCGTTTCCTGGGATTGCTCACAGCCATACATTCAGCGCTCTGGATGATTTTCCAAAATCTGTAGCATGGACTTTTAGCCAAGGATCAACTCCTATGAGCATGGATTTTCATCCTGCCCAACAAACGTTACTTCTAG TTGGCACAAATGTGGGAGATATCGGGCTGTGGGAGGTTGGTTCAAGGGAGCGGCTCATGCAGAGAAACTTCAAAGTCTGggatctgagcaaatgttccaTGGCTTTTCAG GCTAGTGTGGCAAAAGACGCTGGTGTCTCAATAAATCGTGTTATTTGGAGCCCTGATGGATCTTTGTTTG GTGTTGCATATTCTAGACACATCGTACAGATTTATTCATATCATGGGAAGAATGATGTTCGTCAGCATTTGGAG ATCGATGCTCATGTTGGTGCAGTAAACGATCTTGCATTCTCCCATCCCAATAAGCAGCTCTCGGTGATAACCTGTGGGGATGACAAGCTTATCAAG GTCTGGGATGCCACCACTGGTGCAAAACAATATACTTTTGAAGGTCATGAAGCCCCTGTTTATTCGGTGTGCCCTCACAATAAAGACAGTATCCAG TTTATCTTTTCTACAGCTTTAGATGGAAAAATTAAGGCATGGCTGTATGATAATCTGGGTTCTCGAGTTGATTATGACGCTCCTGGTCGATGGTGTACAACTCTGGCCTACAGTGCTGACGGAAAAAG GCTTTTCTCCTGTGGGACGAGTAAAGAGGGAGAGTCCCATAtcgtggaatggaatgaaagtgAAGGAGCTGTAAAGAGAATATATCAAGGCTTCCGAAAACGATCGTTGGGAGTAGTGCAGTTCGACACTGCTAAAAACAGATTTTTGGCAGCGGGTGATGATTTTTCCATCAAAATCTGGGATATGGATAACACTCAACTTTTGAACTGTATTGATACCGATGGAGGTCTTCCT GCAAGTCCTCGAATCCGCTTCAGCAAGAATGGGACACTGCTAGCTGTTTCTGCCAATGACAATGGGATCAAGATATTAGCAAACACTGACGGTTTCCGCGTACTACGTGCCTCTGAGAATCTGGCTTTCGATGCCTCGAGAACATCTGAAGGCGCCAAG CCCGTTGTAAGCCCCATATCTGCAGCAGCTACAAGTAACATGGAACTTGCAGAGAGGGTGGCGGCCTCTGCAATG AATCGTGATACGAGAGACCATGGTGATGTTAAACCTAGAATAGCAGCAGAGGATGCTAATGACAAATTAAAGAATTGGAAGCTTAGTGAAATCAACGAACCATCTCTGTGCAGGTCATCAAAACTTCCCGAACATTCAAAAGTAACAAAG ATATCTAGGTTGACATATACGAATTCAGGCAATGCCATACTTGCATTAGCTTCAAATGCGATCCATTTGCTTTGGAAATGGCCACGGAGTGACCCTAATTTTAGTGGAAAG GCAACCACTAGTGTTTCACCTCAGTTATGGCAGCCATCAAGTGGAATCTTGATGACCAATGATATGCCTGATGTGAACCCCGAGGAAGCTGTTCCTTGCTTTGCCTTGTCTAAAAACGACTCTTATGTAATGTCAGCCTCAGGGGGAAAAATCTCTTTGTTTAACATGATGACTTTCAAG ACTATGACAACTTTTATGCCTCCGCCACCAGCAGCAACATCCTTAGCTTTCCATCCTCAAGATAACAACATAATCGCTATTGGGATGGATGACTCCTCAATCCAGATATTTAACGTTAGGGTGGATGAG GTTAAAAGCAAGCTTAAAGGACATTCTAAGCGTATCACAGGCCTTGCTTTCTCAAACACTTTAAATGTGCTTGTTTCATCGGGTGCAGATGCCCAG CTGTGTGTGTGGAGCTCTCTTGGATGGGAAATGCAGAAGTCCAGATTCTTGCAACTGCCGTCCCGGAGGTCGCCTGAGGCACCGTCTGAAACACGTGTGCAATTTCATCATGACCAGACGCATTTTCTGGTCATACACGAGACTCAACTTGCCATATATGAAACAACCAAATTAGACTGCATACATCAG TGGGTACCGCCCGAATCTGCTGCCCCGATATCTCATGCCACGTTCTCGTGCGACAGCCAGCTGGTTTATGCTAGTCTGCTAGATGGTACCATCTGCATATTCAATGCTGCACACCTTCGCTTGCGGTGCCGTATCAGTCGTGCTGCTTATCTTCCTTCAAGTGTCAG CTCCAGCATTCACCCAACGGTGATAGCTGCACACCCACAAGAAGTGAATCAATTTGCATTAGGTCTGTCGGATGGCTCTGTCCATGTCATCGAACCTCATGCATCTGAGGCCAAGTGGGGTGTGCCTCCGCCCCCCGAAAATGGCTCCACAAGCAATGCCCCTGTCACTCCTTCAGTTGGAGCCTCATCCTCGGATCAGCCTCAAAGATGA